One Oryza sativa Japonica Group chromosome 8, ASM3414082v1 DNA window includes the following coding sequences:
- the LOC4345929 gene encoding BURP domain-containing protein 13 isoform 2 precursor (isoform 2 precursor is encoded by transcript variant 2), with translation MARFLLLLVAVAAAAAVLSQLGDAAPSTAEVFWRAVLPESPLPDAFLRLLRPDTSFVVGKAEAAGGAARTGFPFDYTDYRGSDSPTTASGLDLAGDFGEPAPFGYDYSAQGEGGGGGAAAAAGEQVLAVDAGFNYDKYVGARKLRGGSSTAGGENDDEPFGYDYKAPSSGSGTAASTTARGVGTGATTTVFFHEEAVRVGERLPFYFPAATTSALGFLPRRVADSIPFTAAALPAVLALFGVAPDTAEAAGMRETLRTCEWPTLAGESKFCATSLEALVEGAMAALGTRDIAALASTLPRGGAPLQAYAVRAVLPVEGAGFVACHDQAYPYTVYRCHTTGPARAYMVEMEGDGGGDGGEAVTVATVCHTNTSRWNPEHVSFKLLGTKPGGSPVCHLMPYGHIVWAKNVKSSTA, from the exons ATGGcgcgcttcctcctcctcctcgtcgccgtcgccgctgccgccgccgtgcttTCG CAGCTGGGCGAcgcggcgccgtcgacggccGAGGTGTTCTGGCGCGCCGTGCTGCCGGAATCCCCGTTGCCGGACgccttcctccgcctcctccgccctg ACACCAGCTTCGTCGTCGGCAAagcggaggcggccggtggcgcggcgcggacCGGATTCCCCTTCGATTACACTGACTACAGGGGATCTGATTCTCCGACGACGGCGAGTGGTTTGGACCTCGCCGGTGACTTCGGCGAGCCGGCGCCTTTCGGCTACGACTACAGTGCAcagggcgaaggcggcggcggcggcgccgccgccgccgcgggagagCAGGTTCTTGCCGTCGACGCGGGCTTCAACTACGACAAATACGTCGGCGCGAGGAAGCtccgcggcggcagcagcaccgCCGGCGGAGAGAATGATGACGAGCCTTTCGGGTACGACTACAAGGCGccgagcagcggcagcggcaccgcggcgtcgacgacggcgcgaggcgtCGGCACGGGCGCCACGACGACGGTGTTCTTCCACGAGGAGGCGGTGCGCGTCGGCGAGAGGCTCCCGTTCTACttcccggcggcgacgacgtcggcgcTGGGCTtcctgccgcgccgcgtcgcggaCTCCATCCCGTTCACGGCGGCCGCGCTGCCGGCCGTCCTCGCGCTGTTCGGCGTCGCGCCGGACACCGCCGAGGCGGCCGGCATGAGGGAGACGCTGCGCACGTGCGAGTGGCCGACCCTCGCCGGCGAGTCCAAGTTCTGCGCCACGTCGCTGGAGGCCCTGGTGGAGGGCGCCATGGCGGCGCTCGGGACACGCGACATCGCCGCGCTGGCGTCGACGCtgccccgcggcggcgcgccgctgcAGGCGTACGCCGTCCGCGCCGTGCTCCCCGTCGAGGGCGCCGGCTTCGTGGCGTGCCACGACCAGGCGTACCCGTACACCGTGTACCGCTGCCACACCACCGGCCCGGCCAGAGCTTACATGGTGGAGatggaaggcgacggcggcggcgatggcggcgaggcggtgaccGTGGCCACCGTGTGCCACACCAACACGTCGCGGTGGAACCCGGAGCACGTCTCGTTCAAGCTCCTCGGCACCAAGCCCGGCGGCTCGCCGGTGTGCCACCTCATGCCGTACGGGCACATCGTCTGGGCCAAGAACGTGAAGAGCTCGACGGCGTAG
- the LOC4345929 gene encoding BURP domain-containing protein 13 isoform 1 precursor (isoform 1 precursor is encoded by transcript variant 1), whose product MARFLLLLVAVAAAAAVLSLGDAAPSTAEVFWRAVLPESPLPDAFLRLLRPDTSFVVGKAEAAGGAARTGFPFDYTDYRGSDSPTTASGLDLAGDFGEPAPFGYDYSAQGEGGGGGAAAAAGEQVLAVDAGFNYDKYVGARKLRGGSSTAGGENDDEPFGYDYKAPSSGSGTAASTTARGVGTGATTTVFFHEEAVRVGERLPFYFPAATTSALGFLPRRVADSIPFTAAALPAVLALFGVAPDTAEAAGMRETLRTCEWPTLAGESKFCATSLEALVEGAMAALGTRDIAALASTLPRGGAPLQAYAVRAVLPVEGAGFVACHDQAYPYTVYRCHTTGPARAYMVEMEGDGGGDGGEAVTVATVCHTNTSRWNPEHVSFKLLGTKPGGSPVCHLMPYGHIVWAKNVKSSTA is encoded by the exons ATGGcgcgcttcctcctcctcctcgtcgccgtcgccgctgccgccgccgtgcttTCG CTGGGCGAcgcggcgccgtcgacggccGAGGTGTTCTGGCGCGCCGTGCTGCCGGAATCCCCGTTGCCGGACgccttcctccgcctcctccgccctg ACACCAGCTTCGTCGTCGGCAAagcggaggcggccggtggcgcggcgcggacCGGATTCCCCTTCGATTACACTGACTACAGGGGATCTGATTCTCCGACGACGGCGAGTGGTTTGGACCTCGCCGGTGACTTCGGCGAGCCGGCGCCTTTCGGCTACGACTACAGTGCAcagggcgaaggcggcggcggcggcgccgccgccgccgcgggagagCAGGTTCTTGCCGTCGACGCGGGCTTCAACTACGACAAATACGTCGGCGCGAGGAAGCtccgcggcggcagcagcaccgCCGGCGGAGAGAATGATGACGAGCCTTTCGGGTACGACTACAAGGCGccgagcagcggcagcggcaccgcggcgtcgacgacggcgcgaggcgtCGGCACGGGCGCCACGACGACGGTGTTCTTCCACGAGGAGGCGGTGCGCGTCGGCGAGAGGCTCCCGTTCTACttcccggcggcgacgacgtcggcgcTGGGCTtcctgccgcgccgcgtcgcggaCTCCATCCCGTTCACGGCGGCCGCGCTGCCGGCCGTCCTCGCGCTGTTCGGCGTCGCGCCGGACACCGCCGAGGCGGCCGGCATGAGGGAGACGCTGCGCACGTGCGAGTGGCCGACCCTCGCCGGCGAGTCCAAGTTCTGCGCCACGTCGCTGGAGGCCCTGGTGGAGGGCGCCATGGCGGCGCTCGGGACACGCGACATCGCCGCGCTGGCGTCGACGCtgccccgcggcggcgcgccgctgcAGGCGTACGCCGTCCGCGCCGTGCTCCCCGTCGAGGGCGCCGGCTTCGTGGCGTGCCACGACCAGGCGTACCCGTACACCGTGTACCGCTGCCACACCACCGGCCCGGCCAGAGCTTACATGGTGGAGatggaaggcgacggcggcggcgatggcggcgaggcggtgaccGTGGCCACCGTGTGCCACACCAACACGTCGCGGTGGAACCCGGAGCACGTCTCGTTCAAGCTCCTCGGCACCAAGCCCGGCGGCTCGCCGGTGTGCCACCTCATGCCGTACGGGCACATCGTCTGGGCCAAGAACGTGAAGAGCTCGACGGCGTAG
- the LOC4345930 gene encoding transmembrane 9 superfamily member 12, which produces MAGALHISCSPAPLLWALLLLTVSPGNAFYLPGSYMHTYSQGEEIWAKVNSLTSIETEMPFSYYSLPYCRPQGGIKKSAENLGELLMGDQIDNSPYRFRVNVNESLYLCTTKGLNENDAKLLKQRTRDLYQVNMMLDNLPVMRFTEQNGITVQWTGFPVGYTPAGISEDYIINHLKFKVLVHEYEGRNVEIIGTGEEGSGVISEFDKKGMSGYQIVGFEVVPCSVKRDAEAFSKSNMYDSIEPVSCPMELQKSQVIRQQERITFTYDVEFVKSDIKWPSRWDAYLKMEAGAKVHWFSIMNSLMVILFLAGIVFVIFLRTVRRDLTRYEELDKEAQAQMNEELSGWKLVVGDVFREPTCPKLLCVMIGDGVQILGMAIVTIIFSTLGFMSPASRGMLLTGMIILYLFLGIAAGYVSVRLWKTIKGTSEGWRSVSWLTACFFPGVLFMVLTVLNFVLWGSKSTGALPISLFFALLAMWFCISVPLTLVGGFVGTRSAQIEFPVRTNQIPREIPARKYPSWLLVLGAGTLPFGTLFIELFFILSSIWLGRFYYVFGFLLIVLVLLVIVCAEVSVVLTYMNLCVEDWRWWWKAFFASGSVAIYVFLYSINYLVFDLRSLSGPVSAMLYLGYSFLMAFAIMLATGTIGFLTSFSFVHYLFSSVKID; this is translated from the coding sequence ATGGCTGGGGCTCTGCATATTTCTTGTTCTCCGGCTCCATTATTGTGGGCTCTTCTGTTGCTGACTGTGTCACCAGGCAATGCATTCTACTTGCCTGGCAGCTACATGCACACATACTCCCAAGGTGAGGAAATATGGGCCAAGGTGAACTCCCTTACGTCCATCGAGACAGAGATGCCATTCAGCTACTACAGCCTGCCATACTGCCGGCCCCAAGGCGGCATTAAGAAGAGCGCTGAGAACCTCGGTGAACTTCTCATGGGTGATCAGATAGACAATTCACCCTACAGGTTCCGTGTGAATGTTAACGAGTCCCTCTACCTCTGCACCACAAAAGGGCTTAATGAGAATGATGCAAAGCTCCTCAAGCAGCGCACACGTGACCTCTACCAGGTTAACATGATGCTGGATAATTTGCCTGTCATGCGTTTTACTGAGCAGAATGGTATCACTGTACAGTGGACTGGCTTTCCTGTTGGTTACACTCCAGCTGGAATCTCGGAAGATTACATCATTAACCATTTAAAGTTTAAGGTGTTGGTCCATGAGTACGAGGGCAGGAATGTGGAGATCATTGGCACTGGGGAAGAAGGATCTGGTGTCATCTCGGAATTTGACAAGAAGGGGATGTCTGGGTATCAGATTGTTGGTTTTGAGGTTGTGCCTTGCAGTGTGAAGCGTGATGCCGAGGCTTTCTCCAAGAGTAACATGTATGACAGCATTGAACCTGTGAGCTGCCCAATGGAGCTTCAGAAGTCTCAGGTGATCAGGCAACAGGAGAGGATCACTTTCACTTATGACGTTGAATTTGTGAAGAGTGACATCAAGTGGCCATCTAGGTGGGATGCTTATCTGAAGATGGAGGCAGGTGCTAAAGTCCACTGGTTCTCCATTATGAACTCCCTAATGGTGATCCTGTTCTTGGCTGGTATTGTCTTTGTTATATTCTTGAGAACTGTCAGGAGGGACTTGACGAGGTATGAAGAACTCGACAAGGAGGCGCAGGCACAGATGAATGAGGAGCTATCTGGGTGGAAGCTTGTTGTGGGAGATGTATTCAGAGAGCCAACTTGCCCTAAGCTGCTGTGTGTCATGATTGGTGATGGTGTTCAGATTTTGGGCATGGCAATAGTAACAATTATTTTCTCCACACTTGGGTTCATGTCTCCAGCATCAAGAGGAATGCTTCTCACTGGGATGATCATTCTCTATCTTTTCCTTGGTATTGCAGCTGGATATGTCAGTGTGCGGCTGTGGAAGACTATTAAGGGCACATCTGAAGGGTGGAGATCAGTGTCCTGGTTAACTGCCTGCTTCTTCCCTGGTGTCTTGTTCATGGTCCTTACTGTCTTAAACTTCGTCTTATGGGGAAGCAAGAGCACTGGAGCTTTACCTATCTCACTATTTTTCGCCCTTTTAGCTATGTGGTTCTGCATATCTGTGCCGTTAACTCTTGTTGGTGGCTTTGTTGGTACAAGATCAGCGCAGATAGAGTTTCCTGTCCGTACCAACCAGATCCCGAGAGAGATCCCTGCACGGAAATACCCATCATGGCTTCTTGTCCTTGGTGCAGGAACACTGCCATTCGGAACCCTGTTCATTGAGCTCTTCTTTATTCTGTCAAGCATTTGGCTTGGAAGGTTCTACTATGTGTTTGGCTTTCTGCTAATTGTCCTTGTGCTGCTTGTCATTGTCTGCGCTGAGGTCTCTGTTGTTCTGACATACATGAACCTCTGCGTGGAGGactggaggtggtggtggaaagCTTTCTTTGCCTCAGGATCTGTTGCAATCTATGTGTTCCTCTACTCCATCAACTACTTGGTATTTGACCTCAGAAGCCTGAGCGGGCCTGTCTCTGCCATGCTTTACCTTGGTTACTCATTCCTCATGGCATTTGCAATCATGCTGGCCACTGGAACCATTGGATTTTTGACATCATTCTCCTTCGTGCACTATCTGTTCTCATCCGTGAAGATCGATTGA